One segment of Stappia sp. 28M-7 DNA contains the following:
- the smc gene encoding chromosome segregation protein SMC → MKFNKLRVLGFKSFVEPMEFIIGDGLTGVVGPNGCGKSNLVEALRWVMGENSYKNMRASGMDDVIFSGSLNRPARNTAEVTLFLDNADRTAPAGFNDSDALEVTRRIEREAGSNYKINSRDVRARDVQLLFADASTGARSPALVRQGQIGELIAAKPTSRRQILEEAAGISGLHSRRHEAELRLRAAEQNLERLEDVLVQIDGQLDSLRRQARQASRFRNLSAEIRSAEAGLYYLRWIDCRDRLAAAQAEFAEAEEGVRLVSLAQAEAAKNQAISAHKVPEMREAAARAGAAVQRLVIARNELDGEERRIRERLSDLTGRLQQLHQDIAREQALVSENDEHLSLLSEEEEELRGEDLSQEERAEEARLAVEAASEVVAAAEERLSALTQEQAGIVARRRQLEEAHRAAVQRAERLVAQHGEAAAQVAALEADIEGAPALEMGREALLDAEGRLDLAEERVLEAEERTRSHRAAVDAARRPLNDAEAALSRLETEALTLKEVLSAGQAGEWPAVVEAMTVEPGFETALGAALGEDLDAPVGGDAPMRWSADAADGGTLAGDPKLPAGCRPLSEVVRGPAALARRLAQIGLVEDGAAAGLMRQLKPGQRLVSREGAVWRWDGFTVSADAPTAAAQRLARKNRLAALELEIDAAGEQLEVLREAFVAAEQALAGAGAAEETARQDVRAARSAADAARQEVLRLERTHAEAEARLAGLRATVERLAGDLAEGREAAEMTAAALEEISGSEGLQAAIDAARAEAAEARAALSREQAAADGLARESELRRRRLEAIARERASWIQRAAGARQQIEVLGERIAAAEEERMELMEAPEDIELKRRSLLSEISAAEEARRVADDALATAEEKQREADQQAHQALSMLGEARERRIRAEERLTAATGRKSEIEARIDEALEVAVSALPGLAGLKEGAPLPEPDGIERRVERLKAERERLGGVNLRAEDELSEIEGQRGSLVGERDDLIEAIKRLRGAISNINREARERLLSAFETVNGHFQRLFTHLFGGGTAELQLVDAEDPLDAGLEIVARPPGKKPQTMTLLSGGEQALTAMALIFAVFLTNPAPICVLDEVDAPLDDANVERYCDLLDEMTRSTATRFVVITHNPITMARMNRLFGVTMAERGVSQLVSVDLQTAERFLEAV, encoded by the coding sequence ATGAAGTTCAACAAGCTCCGCGTCCTCGGTTTCAAATCCTTCGTCGAGCCGATGGAATTCATCATCGGCGACGGCCTGACGGGTGTCGTCGGGCCGAACGGCTGCGGCAAGTCCAATCTTGTCGAGGCCCTGCGCTGGGTGATGGGCGAGAACTCCTACAAGAACATGCGCGCGTCCGGCATGGACGACGTCATCTTCTCCGGCAGCCTCAACCGGCCGGCCCGCAACACCGCCGAAGTCACGCTCTTCCTCGACAATGCCGACCGCACCGCGCCGGCCGGCTTCAACGACAGCGATGCGCTGGAGGTGACGCGGCGGATCGAGCGCGAGGCGGGCTCCAACTACAAGATCAATTCCCGCGATGTGCGCGCCCGCGACGTCCAGCTGCTGTTCGCCGATGCCTCGACCGGCGCGCGCTCGCCCGCGCTCGTGCGTCAGGGCCAGATCGGCGAGCTGATCGCCGCCAAGCCGACCTCCCGCCGCCAGATCCTGGAAGAGGCCGCCGGCATTTCCGGCCTGCATTCGCGCCGTCACGAGGCGGAGCTGCGCCTGCGCGCGGCCGAGCAGAACCTGGAACGGCTGGAGGACGTGCTGGTCCAGATCGACGGCCAGCTGGACAGCCTGCGCCGCCAGGCCCGGCAGGCGAGCCGCTTCCGCAACCTGTCGGCCGAGATCCGCTCCGCCGAGGCCGGGCTCTATTATCTGCGCTGGATCGACTGCCGGGACAGGCTGGCGGCGGCGCAAGCCGAGTTCGCCGAAGCCGAGGAGGGCGTGCGGCTGGTGTCGCTGGCCCAGGCGGAAGCGGCGAAGAACCAGGCGATCTCCGCCCACAAGGTGCCGGAGATGCGCGAGGCGGCGGCCCGCGCGGGCGCGGCCGTGCAGCGGCTGGTCATCGCCCGCAACGAGCTGGACGGCGAGGAGCGTCGCATTCGCGAGCGCCTGTCGGACCTGACCGGCCGCCTGCAGCAGCTGCATCAGGACATCGCCCGCGAGCAGGCGCTGGTGTCCGAGAACGACGAGCACCTGTCGCTGCTCTCGGAGGAAGAGGAAGAGCTGCGCGGCGAGGACCTGTCGCAGGAGGAGCGCGCCGAGGAAGCGCGCCTTGCGGTGGAGGCGGCAAGCGAGGTCGTGGCCGCGGCCGAGGAACGGCTGTCGGCTCTGACCCAGGAACAGGCGGGCATCGTCGCCCGCCGGCGCCAGCTGGAGGAGGCGCATCGCGCGGCGGTGCAGCGGGCCGAGCGGCTGGTCGCCCAGCATGGCGAGGCGGCGGCGCAGGTCGCCGCGCTGGAAGCCGATATCGAAGGCGCACCGGCGCTGGAAATGGGACGCGAGGCGCTGCTCGACGCGGAAGGCCGGCTCGATCTCGCCGAAGAGCGCGTGCTGGAGGCCGAGGAGCGGACCCGCAGCCACCGCGCCGCCGTCGATGCCGCGCGCCGGCCCTTGAACGATGCGGAAGCCGCGCTGTCGCGCCTGGAGACGGAAGCGCTCACGCTGAAGGAGGTGCTGTCCGCCGGACAGGCCGGCGAATGGCCGGCCGTGGTCGAGGCGATGACGGTGGAGCCGGGCTTCGAGACGGCGCTGGGTGCAGCGCTCGGCGAGGATCTGGACGCCCCCGTCGGCGGCGATGCGCCGATGCGCTGGAGCGCGGATGCGGCGGACGGCGGGACGCTGGCCGGGGACCCCAAGCTTCCCGCCGGCTGCCGGCCTCTCTCCGAGGTGGTGCGGGGACCGGCGGCACTGGCCCGGCGCCTTGCCCAGATCGGCCTTGTCGAGGACGGAGCGGCAGCGGGCCTGATGCGCCAGCTGAAGCCGGGGCAGCGGCTCGTCAGCCGCGAGGGCGCGGTGTGGCGCTGGGACGGGTTCACCGTCTCCGCCGACGCGCCGACCGCGGCCGCGCAGCGGCTTGCCCGCAAGAACCGGCTGGCGGCGCTGGAGCTGGAAATCGACGCGGCGGGCGAGCAGCTGGAGGTCCTGCGCGAGGCTTTCGTTGCGGCCGAACAGGCGCTGGCCGGCGCCGGCGCGGCCGAGGAGACCGCACGCCAGGACGTGCGTGCGGCGCGCTCTGCCGCCGATGCGGCGCGCCAGGAGGTGCTGCGGCTGGAGCGCACCCATGCGGAGGCCGAGGCGCGCCTTGCGGGCTTGCGCGCCACCGTGGAGCGGCTGGCCGGCGACCTTGCCGAAGGGCGCGAGGCGGCGGAAATGACCGCCGCCGCGCTCGAGGAGATTTCCGGCAGCGAGGGATTGCAGGCCGCGATCGATGCCGCGCGGGCGGAAGCCGCGGAAGCGCGCGCCGCTCTGTCGCGCGAGCAGGCGGCGGCCGACGGCTTGGCGCGCGAGAGCGAACTCCGCCGCCGGCGGCTGGAGGCCATTGCCCGCGAGCGGGCCAGCTGGATCCAGCGGGCGGCCGGTGCGCGCCAGCAGATCGAGGTGCTGGGCGAGCGCATCGCCGCCGCCGAGGAAGAGCGCATGGAGCTGATGGAGGCGCCTGAGGATATCGAGCTCAAGCGCCGGTCGCTGCTGAGCGAGATTTCGGCCGCCGAGGAGGCGCGCCGCGTTGCCGACGATGCGCTGGCCACCGCCGAGGAAAAGCAGCGCGAAGCCGACCAGCAGGCGCATCAGGCGCTGTCGATGCTGGGCGAGGCGCGCGAGCGGCGCATCCGCGCCGAGGAGCGGCTGACCGCCGCAACGGGACGCAAGAGCGAGATCGAGGCGCGAATCGACGAGGCGCTGGAGGTCGCCGTCTCCGCCCTGCCCGGACTGGCGGGGCTGAAGGAGGGGGCGCCGCTTCCCGAGCCGGACGGCATCGAGCGCCGGGTGGAGCGGCTGAAGGCCGAGCGCGAGCGCCTTGGCGGCGTCAACCTTCGCGCCGAGGACGAACTGTCCGAGATCGAGGGGCAGCGCGGCTCGCTGGTGGGCGAGCGCGACGACCTGATCGAGGCGATCAAGCGGCTGCGCGGGGCGATCTCCAACATCAACCGCGAGGCGCGCGAGCGCCTGCTCTCCGCCTTCGAGACGGTGAACGGCCATTTCCAGCGCCTGTTCACCCATCTGTTCGGCGGCGGCACCGCCGAATTGCAGCTGGTCGACGCCGAGGACCCGCTGGACGCAGGCCTGGAGATCGTCGCCCGCCCGCCGGGCAAGAAGCCGCAGACCATGACGCTGCTGTCGGGCGGCGAGCAGGCGCTGACGGCGATGGCGCTGATCTTCGCCGTCTTCCTGACCAACCCAGCGCCGATCTGCGTGCTGGACGAGGTGGATGCGCCGCTCGACGATGCCAATGTCGAGCGCTACTGCGATCTCCTGGACGAAATGACCCGCAGCACCGCCACCCGCTTCGTGGTGATCACCCACAACCCGATCACCATGGCCCGGATGAACCGCCTGTTCGGCGTGACGATGGCCGAACGCGGCGTTTCGCAGCTGGTTTCGGTGGATCTGCAGACCGCCGAGCGGTTCCTCGAGGCGGTCTGA
- a CDS encoding AtpZ/AtpI family protein, with the protein MSPNENEPDVRGARPTEAELSERRNRLARALEEKTAQAEGQKSVSSSGTGQGFAQAMKLSTEFVAGVLVGAAIGWMIDKGFGTSPWGLIVFLLLGFVAGVLNVLRSAGLIAEQQDRTRDG; encoded by the coding sequence ATGTCTCCGAACGAGAACGAACCGGACGTGCGGGGTGCACGGCCAACGGAAGCGGAACTGTCCGAGCGAAGAAACCGGCTTGCACGGGCGCTCGAGGAAAAGACGGCGCAGGCCGAAGGCCAGAAAAGCGTGTCGTCCTCGGGTACGGGGCAGGGCTTTGCCCAGGCCATGAAACTGTCGACGGAGTTCGTCGCAGGTGTTCTGGTCGGGGCGGCCATAGGCTGGATGATCGACAAGGGTTTCGGCACGAGTCCGTGGGGCTTGATCGTCTTTCTCTTGTTGGGATTCGTCGCGGGCGTGCTGAACGTCTTGCGCTCTGCCGGCTTGATCGCGGAGCAGCAAGACAGGACGCGCGACGGATAG
- a CDS encoding F0F1 ATP synthase subunit A: MANDPISQFKITKLVPIEVGGLDLSFTNSSLFMVATTAVVATFLILSTSGRGLVPGRWQSIAEMSYEFVANTLRNAAGNEGMRFFPLVFSLFMFVLIANLIGMVPYFFTVTSHLIVTFALSMLVIGTVMIYGFAKHGAKFLKLFMPDGVPPVLYILVTPIEIISFLSRPVSLSVRLFANMLAGHITLKVFAGFVTSLIAAEGLGIMGPALSILPLAMTVAITGLEFLVSFLQAYVFTVLTCMYLNDALHPSH, from the coding sequence GTGGCGAACGATCCGATCTCTCAGTTCAAGATCACCAAGCTCGTTCCGATTGAGGTCGGTGGCCTCGATCTTTCCTTCACCAATTCCTCGCTGTTCATGGTGGCGACCACGGCTGTCGTGGCGACGTTCCTGATCCTGTCCACGAGCGGACGCGGTCTGGTTCCGGGACGCTGGCAGTCGATCGCGGAAATGTCCTACGAGTTCGTGGCGAACACGCTGAGAAATGCCGCCGGCAACGAGGGAATGCGATTCTTCCCGCTGGTCTTCTCGCTGTTCATGTTCGTGCTGATCGCCAACCTGATCGGCATGGTTCCCTACTTCTTCACCGTCACCAGCCACCTGATCGTCACCTTCGCGCTGTCGATGCTGGTGATCGGTACGGTGATGATCTACGGCTTCGCCAAGCACGGCGCCAAGTTCCTCAAGCTGTTCATGCCGGACGGTGTGCCGCCGGTGCTGTACATCCTGGTGACGCCAATCGAGATCATCTCGTTCCTGTCGCGTCCGGTCAGCCTGTCCGTCCGTCTGTTCGCCAACATGCTGGCGGGCCACATCACGCTGAAGGTCTTCGCAGGCTTCGTCACCTCGCTGATCGCCGCCGAGGGTCTGGGCATCATGGGGCCGGCGCTGTCGATCCTGCCGCTCGCGATGACCGTCGCGATCACCGGGCTTGAATTCCTGGTGTCCTTCCTGCAGGCCTATGTTTTCACGGTTCTGACTTGCATGTACCTCAACGATGCCCTGCATCCGAGCCACTAA
- a CDS encoding F0F1 ATP synthase subunit C gives MEAEAAKYIGAGLACLGMAGTALGLGNIFGSYLSGALRNPSAADGQFGRLIFGFAVTEALGIFSLLVALLLLFAV, from the coding sequence ATGGAAGCTGAAGCAGCAAAGTACATTGGTGCGGGTCTCGCCTGCCTTGGCATGGCCGGTACCGCTCTCGGCCTCGGCAACATTTTCGGCAGCTACCTGTCGGGCGCCCTGCGCAACCCGTCTGCCGCTGATGGCCAGTTCGGCCGCCTCATTTTCGGCTTCGCCGTGACCGAGGCGCTCGGCATTTTCTCGCTTCTCGTCGCCCTTCTCCTGCTCTTCGCCGTCTGA
- a CDS encoding F0F1 ATP synthase subunit B, which translates to MATTGAETQHGSTNAVIEIPADEHSVGTFPPFDGATYPSQLLWLAITFGLLYWIMSKVALPRLSGILEDRRDRIAGDIAEANRLNEESNAAIAAYEQALAEARNNAHKIAQETREKLKADVDRRRSETEKGLAEKLSQAEARIAEVKAAALGNVSEIATETTSALVEALIGKAPTATELNKAVDTAMK; encoded by the coding sequence ATGGCCACGACCGGCGCCGAGACCCAACACGGCAGCACCAACGCTGTCATCGAGATCCCGGCCGACGAACATTCGGTCGGCACGTTCCCTCCTTTCGACGGGGCGACCTATCCTTCGCAGCTGCTCTGGCTCGCGATCACCTTCGGCCTGCTCTACTGGATCATGAGCAAGGTGGCTCTGCCGCGCCTGAGCGGCATCCTGGAGGATCGCCGCGACCGGATCGCCGGCGACATCGCCGAGGCGAACCGTCTGAACGAAGAGAGCAACGCCGCGATCGCTGCCTATGAGCAGGCGCTGGCGGAAGCTCGCAACAACGCTCACAAGATCGCCCAGGAAACCCGCGAGAAGCTGAAGGCCGACGTCGACCGTCGCCGCTCCGAGACCGAAAAGGGTCTCGCCGAGAAGCTGTCGCAGGCCGAGGCCCGCATCGCCGAGGTCAAGGCCGCCGCGCTGGGCAATGTCAGCGAGATTGCCACGGAGACCACCAGTGCGCTGGTCGAGGCTCTGATCGGCAAGGCGCCGACTGCGACCGAACTCAACAAGGCCGTCGATACGGCGATGAAGTGA
- a CDS encoding F0F1 ATP synthase subunit B has translation MDATAWSFVGLIIFLAIIVYVKVPGMIGTSLDKRADTIRKELEDARRLREEAQALLADYQRRRQEAESEAEGIVAEAKREADRLTLEANAALEDLIARRTAAAERKIAQAESQAISEVRARAADIAVAAAETILAKKVAGNVGEELLAKSIEEVKTRLN, from the coding sequence ATGGACGCTACTGCATGGTCTTTCGTCGGCCTCATCATCTTTCTGGCGATTATCGTCTATGTGAAGGTCCCCGGCATGATCGGGACCTCTCTGGACAAGCGCGCCGACACGATCCGCAAGGAACTTGAGGACGCCCGCCGTCTGCGCGAGGAAGCTCAGGCCCTGCTGGCCGACTATCAGCGCCGCCGCCAGGAGGCCGAAAGCGAAGCCGAAGGCATCGTCGCCGAAGCCAAGCGCGAGGCCGACCGCCTGACGCTCGAGGCCAACGCGGCCCTGGAAGACCTGATCGCCCGCCGCACGGCCGCTGCCGAGCGCAAGATCGCCCAGGCCGAATCCCAGGCGATCTCGGAAGTGCGTGCGCGCGCCGCCGATATCGCGGTGGCCGCCGCCGAGACGATCCTCGCCAAGAAGGTTGCCGGCAATGTCGGTGAAGAGCTTCTGGCCAAGAGCATCGAGGAAGTGAAGACGCGCCTCAACTGA
- a CDS encoding ribonuclease HII, which translates to MRLSLSTALELALPADLDPSAERKLSRRFEGRLAGIDEAGRGPWSGPVAVAAVILDHQAVPDGLADSKKLTEARREQLYEEILETSHVAVALASPREIDARNIRAATLRAMARAANALPLAPLACLIDGRDVPPDLPCPGQAAIKGDGRLLCIAAASIVAKVTRDRLMTRMDGVFPGYGFAGHKGYGTARHAAALAEIGACPLHRRSFRPVAVALGLRDD; encoded by the coding sequence ATGCGCCTTTCGCTTTCCACCGCCCTTGAGCTGGCCCTTCCGGCCGATCTCGACCCTTCTGCCGAGCGCAAGCTGTCGCGCCGGTTCGAGGGCCGGCTCGCCGGCATCGACGAGGCCGGACGGGGTCCGTGGTCCGGTCCCGTCGCCGTCGCCGCCGTCATTCTCGACCATCAGGCGGTGCCGGACGGGCTTGCCGATTCCAAGAAGCTCACCGAGGCGCGCCGCGAGCAGCTTTATGAGGAAATCCTCGAGACCTCCCACGTCGCGGTGGCGCTCGCCTCGCCGCGCGAGATCGATGCGCGCAATATCCGTGCGGCGACCCTGCGCGCCATGGCCCGCGCTGCAAACGCCCTGCCGCTCGCCCCGCTTGCCTGCCTGATCGACGGGCGCGACGTGCCCCCGGACCTACCCTGCCCCGGACAGGCCGCGATCAAGGGCGACGGGCGCCTTCTGTGCATTGCCGCGGCCTCCATCGTCGCCAAGGTGACACGCGACCGGCTGATGACCCGCATGGACGGCGTCTTTCCCGGCTACGGCTTTGCCGGGCACAAGGGCTATGGCACGGCCCGCCACGCCGCCGCGCTTGCCGAGATCGGTGCCTGTCCGCTGCACCGTCGCAGCTTCCGCCCGGTCGCCGTGGCCCTCGGCCTGCGCGACGACTAG
- a CDS encoding PA0069 family radical SAM protein has protein sequence MVQQEHPGSPMAIPAHTRTTENDPPEASEETLSASVNAHRGRGRAAGLNMAGRYEKESRDSFDDGWGTLDDLPPLKTHVQEERARTIITRNESPDISFDRSINPYRGCEHGCIYCFARPSHAYIGLSPGLDFETRLTVKPNAAELLERELSSPNYSPRTIAIGTNTDPYQPIERERKLMREILSVLDRCNHPVGIVTKSALVLRDLDILAPMAERGLVRVALSVTTLDRKLARTMEPRAATPAKRMEAIRGLSQVGIPTSVMIAPVIPALTDSEMERILEAACENGATGAGYILLRLPIEVSPLFRDWLLRHRPDSFRHVMNLIRSMRGGKDYDAQWGKRMRGDGPYAKQLANRFALASKRLGLNRSRKTLSTDLFIPPTAGGVQLQLF, from the coding sequence ATAGTTCAGCAGGAACATCCGGGCAGTCCCATGGCCATTCCGGCACACACGCGCACCACCGAAAACGATCCGCCTGAAGCGTCCGAGGAGACGCTGTCGGCCAGCGTCAATGCCCATCGCGGACGCGGCCGGGCCGCCGGTCTCAACATGGCCGGCCGCTACGAGAAAGAGAGCCGTGACAGTTTCGACGACGGCTGGGGCACGCTGGACGATCTTCCCCCGCTCAAGACCCATGTGCAGGAAGAGCGCGCGCGAACCATCATCACGCGCAACGAATCGCCCGACATTTCCTTCGACCGCTCGATCAATCCCTATCGCGGCTGCGAGCATGGCTGCATCTACTGCTTTGCCCGTCCCAGCCACGCCTATATCGGCCTGTCGCCCGGCCTCGACTTCGAGACGCGCCTGACGGTGAAACCCAATGCGGCCGAGTTGCTGGAGCGCGAGCTGTCGAGCCCGAACTACAGCCCGCGCACCATCGCCATCGGAACCAACACCGATCCCTATCAGCCGATCGAGCGAGAGCGGAAGCTGATGCGCGAGATCCTGTCGGTGCTCGACCGGTGCAATCATCCGGTCGGCATCGTCACCAAGTCGGCCCTGGTCCTGCGCGACCTCGACATTCTGGCCCCGATGGCCGAGCGCGGGCTGGTGCGCGTGGCCCTGTCGGTGACGACGCTGGACCGAAAGCTCGCCCGTACCATGGAGCCCCGCGCGGCAACGCCCGCCAAGCGGATGGAGGCGATCCGCGGCCTGTCGCAGGTCGGCATCCCGACCTCGGTGATGATCGCGCCGGTGATCCCGGCGCTCACCGATTCGGAGATGGAGCGGATCCTGGAAGCGGCCTGCGAGAACGGCGCGACGGGCGCCGGCTACATTTTGCTTCGGCTGCCCATCGAGGTCAGCCCGTTGTTCCGGGACTGGCTGCTGCGGCATCGGCCGGACAGCTTCCGCCATGTCATGAACCTCATCCGCTCCATGCGCGGGGGCAAGGATTACGATGCCCAGTGGGGCAAGCGGATGCGCGGCGACGGGCCTTATGCCAAGCAGCTCGCCAACCGCTTCGCGCTGGCCAGCAAGCGGCTCGGCCTCAACCGCAGCCGCAAGACCCTGAGCACGGACCTGTTCATTCCCCCGACCGCCGGCGGCGTCCAGTTGCAGCTGTTTTGA
- a CDS encoding MBL fold metallo-hydrolase — protein sequence MIELSLNRRTLLTGAAVGALAAPAIVSGAARVRAEAPMLGTATPSFNRIKFGDFEITTILDAARAMDGPHPIFGENQEAGAVSELLEANNLPSEKMVNGFTPVLVNTGSQLVLFDTGLGGDAGTLASQLSAAGYTPDQVDIVVLTHMHPDHIGGLMSGGAPTYPNARYVAGQAEYDFWSAEERMSGPTERVATLVRSNVTPLAEKMTFIGDGGEVVSGITGIDTSGHTPGHMSFHVESGGKRLLIWGDVANHFVASIQRPDWHVRFDMDKEKAAATRKRIFDMVATDKVPVTGYHMPFPALGYIQAAGESYRWTPAAYQFAL from the coding sequence ATGATCGAACTCAGTCTCAACCGCAGGACGCTTCTGACCGGCGCCGCCGTCGGCGCTCTCGCCGCGCCGGCCATCGTTTCCGGCGCGGCGCGGGTGCGGGCGGAAGCGCCGATGCTCGGCACCGCCACCCCGAGCTTCAACCGCATCAAGTTCGGCGACTTCGAGATCACCACCATTCTCGACGCCGCGCGCGCGATGGACGGGCCGCACCCGATCTTCGGCGAGAACCAGGAGGCCGGAGCGGTCTCCGAGCTTCTGGAGGCCAACAACCTGCCGTCCGAGAAGATGGTCAACGGCTTCACGCCGGTGCTCGTCAACACCGGGTCCCAGCTCGTCCTCTTCGACACGGGCCTTGGCGGCGATGCCGGCACGCTGGCGAGCCAGCTGTCCGCCGCCGGCTACACGCCCGACCAGGTGGATATCGTGGTGCTGACCCACATGCACCCGGACCATATCGGCGGCCTGATGAGCGGCGGCGCGCCGACCTATCCGAACGCCCGCTATGTCGCCGGCCAGGCCGAGTACGACTTCTGGTCGGCCGAGGAGCGCATGTCCGGCCCGACAGAGCGCGTCGCCACGCTTGTGCGCTCCAACGTGACGCCGCTGGCCGAGAAGATGACCTTCATCGGCGACGGCGGCGAGGTGGTCTCGGGCATCACCGGCATCGACACGTCCGGCCACACGCCGGGCCACATGTCGTTCCACGTGGAGAGCGGCGGCAAGCGGCTGCTGATCTGGGGCGATGTCGCCAACCACTTCGTCGCCTCGATCCAGCGGCCGGACTGGCATGTCCGCTTCGACATGGACAAGGAGAAGGCGGCGGCGACCCGCAAGCGCATCTTCGACATGGTGGCGACCGACAAGGTGCCGGTGACGGGCTATCACATGCCCTTCCCGGCCCTCGGCTACATCCAGGCGGCCGGCGAAAGCTATCGCTGGACCCCGGCGGCCTATCAGTTCGCGCTTTAG
- the moaB gene encoding molybdenum cofactor biosynthesis protein B — translation MHRIDDSRPFVPLNIAVLTVSDTRSLEEDRSGGTLVARLQEAGHRLADRAIVTDDVEKIRAVVKAWTTSPDVDVVITTGGTGFTGRDVTPEAIEPLFEKKMDGFSEVFHRISYDKIGTSTIQSRATGGVIAATYVFVLPGSPGACKDAWDGILKWQLDYRHMPCNFVEIMPRLDEHLKRGKLREA, via the coding sequence ATGCATCGCATTGATGACAGCCGCCCCTTCGTTCCGCTCAACATTGCCGTCCTCACCGTGTCGGACACCCGCTCGCTGGAGGAGGACCGCTCCGGTGGCACGCTGGTCGCCCGGCTGCAGGAGGCCGGCCACCGCCTTGCCGACCGCGCCATCGTCACCGACGACGTGGAAAAGATCCGGGCGGTGGTAAAGGCCTGGACCACCTCGCCGGATGTCGATGTGGTGATCACCACCGGTGGCACCGGCTTCACCGGACGCGATGTCACGCCGGAGGCCATCGAGCCGCTGTTCGAGAAGAAGATGGACGGCTTTTCCGAGGTCTTCCACCGGATCTCCTACGACAAGATCGGCACCTCGACGATCCAGTCGCGCGCGACCGGCGGCGTCATCGCCGCGACCTATGTCTTCGTCCTCCCCGGCTCCCCCGGCGCCTGCAAGGATGCCTGGGACGGCATTCTCAAGTGGCAGCTCGACTACCGGCACATGCCCTGCAACTTCGTGGAGATCATGCCCCGGCTCGACGAGCACCTGAAGCGCGGCAAGCTGCGCGAGGCGTGA
- a CDS encoding ceramidase domain-containing protein, protein MDWTTPIDAYCERLGPEFWSEPVNAITNGAFLLAAVAAWMLWCRQAAGDGGTLFLIVVVACVGIGSFLFHTVATRWAALADVLPIAVFIYAYFFLAMRRILRLGLAWSIGLTLGFLAASYGVAPLLSGVLGSSAGYAPAALAIFAVAAVAARRCPPASAPLALTGAIFVISLAFRTSDIPFCPSFPLGTHFVWHCLNALVLYLLIRILVLVAPVYRAVDRTDTNSR, encoded by the coding sequence ATGGACTGGACGACACCGATCGATGCCTATTGCGAACGGCTGGGACCGGAGTTCTGGTCCGAGCCGGTCAACGCCATCACGAACGGCGCCTTCCTGCTCGCGGCCGTCGCCGCCTGGATGCTGTGGTGCCGGCAGGCGGCGGGCGATGGCGGCACCTTGTTCCTGATCGTGGTGGTGGCCTGCGTCGGCATCGGCTCGTTCCTGTTCCACACCGTCGCCACCCGCTGGGCGGCACTGGCCGACGTGCTGCCGATCGCGGTGTTCATCTACGCCTATTTCTTCCTGGCGATGCGGCGGATCCTGCGGCTCGGGCTTGCCTGGTCGATCGGCCTGACGCTCGGCTTTCTTGCAGCCAGCTACGGCGTGGCGCCGCTCCTGTCGGGAGTGCTGGGATCCTCTGCCGGCTATGCGCCGGCCGCGCTCGCCATTTTCGCCGTGGCCGCGGTTGCGGCGCGGCGCTGCCCGCCCGCCAGCGCACCGCTGGCGCTGACCGGGGCGATCTTCGTTATTTCGCTTGCTTTCAGAACGAGTGATATCCCATTTTGCCCGTCTTTCCCTTTGGGGACGCATTTCGTATGGCATTGCCTGAACGCGCTGGTCCTGTACCTGCTGATTCGCATTCTCGTCCTGGTCGCGCCGGTTTACCGCGCTGTCGACAGGACGGACACGAACAGCCGGTGA